From Myxococcota bacterium, the proteins below share one genomic window:
- a CDS encoding N-methyl-D-aspartate receptor NMDAR2C subunit, which produces MSRALEAWHGAWRALRVTPAPGLLARLEACYREPHRAYHTLQHLDECFARLAEAQSLAPHLAEVRIALWFHDAVYETRASDNEEASARWARESLEAARAPAEAAARVAELVLATRHAALPAGPDAQLLVDVDLSILGADEPRFDEYERQVRREYDWVAEDAFRAGRARVLESFLARPAIYATPWFAGRLEQRARANLRRSLRALGA; this is translated from the coding sequence GTGAGTCGCGCCCTGGAGGCGTGGCACGGCGCGTGGCGTGCGCTGCGCGTGACTCCCGCGCCGGGTCTCTTGGCACGGCTCGAGGCGTGCTACCGCGAGCCGCACCGCGCGTATCATACGCTCCAACACCTGGACGAGTGCTTCGCGCGCCTGGCCGAAGCCCAGTCGCTGGCCCCGCACCTGGCCGAGGTGCGGATCGCCCTGTGGTTCCACGACGCGGTGTACGAGACGCGCGCCTCGGACAACGAAGAGGCGAGCGCGCGCTGGGCGCGCGAGTCACTCGAGGCGGCGCGTGCGCCGGCCGAGGCCGCCGCGCGCGTGGCCGAGCTCGTGCTCGCCACCCGGCACGCTGCGCTGCCCGCCGGTCCGGACGCGCAGCTCCTGGTCGACGTGGACCTGTCGATCCTGGGTGCCGACGAGCCGCGCTTCGACGAATACGAACGCCAGGTGCGCCGCGAGTACGACTGGGTCGCCGAAGACGCCTTCCGCGCCGGGCGGGCACGGGTGCTCGAGAGCTTTCTCGCGCGTCCGGCCATCTACGCCACGCCCTGGTTCGCCGGCCGGCTCGAGCAACGCGCGCGCGCCAACCTGCGCCGCTCGCTGCGCGCCCTGGGCGCCTGA
- a CDS encoding phosphotransferase, which produces MEKLDAALLSHLQRALASPALDYVESPSQISGGYDTQIYAFRLAGAAHEWSGPLVLRLFRVETPGRTARFEATVQNTVAALGACAPRVLHWVEEPEPLGGAFLIMERAAGGNLLSALASRDALRVPGWLADTQARLHALDARALERALVAAGFDPAARSADGELAETTGRIESHALSGLRAGAEWLAAARPGPPALPAICHGDFHPLNVLAERGRVTGLIDWTRAHLSWPEYDVATTRALLTHGPLRVPAWLAPPAHAARALLRRAYLAAYRRRRPLDPDRMRWFEALRLLRFLMEEGSEQAAELAGRGRSSKPSPWADGDVRRGICERFESLTSVRVRTPKDA; this is translated from the coding sequence ATGGAGAAGCTCGACGCCGCGCTCCTGTCGCACCTGCAGCGCGCGCTCGCGAGCCCGGCGCTCGACTACGTCGAGTCACCGAGCCAGATCTCCGGCGGCTACGACACCCAGATCTACGCCTTCCGGCTCGCGGGCGCGGCGCACGAGTGGAGCGGCCCGCTCGTGCTGCGGCTGTTCCGCGTCGAGACACCGGGCCGCACCGCGCGCTTCGAGGCCACGGTGCAGAACACGGTGGCCGCGCTGGGCGCGTGCGCGCCGCGCGTGCTGCACTGGGTCGAGGAGCCCGAGCCGCTGGGCGGCGCCTTTCTGATCATGGAGCGCGCCGCCGGCGGCAACCTGCTCTCCGCGCTCGCGAGCCGGGACGCGCTGCGCGTGCCCGGCTGGCTGGCCGACACACAGGCGCGGCTCCACGCGCTGGACGCCCGCGCGCTCGAGCGCGCGCTCGTCGCCGCCGGCTTCGATCCGGCGGCGCGCAGCGCGGACGGCGAGCTGGCCGAGACCACGGGCCGGATCGAGTCACACGCTCTCTCGGGCCTGCGCGCCGGCGCCGAGTGGCTCGCCGCTGCGCGGCCCGGCCCGCCCGCGCTGCCCGCGATCTGCCACGGCGACTTCCACCCGCTGAACGTGCTGGCCGAGCGCGGCCGGGTCACGGGGCTGATCGACTGGACGCGTGCGCACCTCAGCTGGCCGGAGTACGACGTGGCCACCACCCGGGCGCTCCTGACTCACGGGCCGCTGCGCGTGCCGGCCTGGCTCGCCCCTCCGGCGCACGCCGCGCGGGCGCTCTTGCGCCGCGCCTACCTCGCGGCCTACCGTCGGCGCCGCCCGCTCGACCCGGACCGCATGCGTTGGTTCGAGGCGCTGCGGCTGCTGCGCTTCCTGATGGAGGAGGGCAGCGAACAGGCGGCCGAGCTCGCCGGCCGCGGCCGGTCGTCCAAGCCGAGCCCCTGGGCCGACGGCGATGTCCGGCGTGGAATCTGCGAGCGCTTCGAGTCACTGACGTCCGTTCGCGTCCGGACCCCGAAGGACGCGTAA
- a CDS encoding efflux RND transporter permease subunit: MWIVRLALRRPYTFVVMAMLIGVLGTLSIATMPTDIFPSINVPVVSSVWFYGGLAPDEMQNRITTIVERATTTTVNDIQHIESVTLRGVTVIKVFLQPGASPEAGVAQINAISNTLIRPLPPGITPPLILQYNAASVPVLLLSLSSDTLSDQEINDLGSNFIRTQLVTVNGASIPPSYGGKSRQIMADLDTDALYARGLSPQDVSNALGQQNVILPAGTAKMGVREYDVALNGSPQVLADLDELPVKAVNGAVVKMRDVAHVHDGFSPQTNMIRRDGKHAVMLSVQKSGRASTLAVVQGVKDMMPRVMAGMPPALKVDLLFDQSLFVRAAIGDVLREGAIAAGLTALMILLFLGSPRSTVIVATSIPLSVLTSIVVLKAFNQTLNVMTLGGMALAVGILVDDATVEIENIHRNLAEHKPMRQAILDGAQQIATAAFVSTLSICIVFVPVFLLGGVVGSLFSPLALAVVAAMMASYLLSRTLIPTMVLYLLPGELAREAAHDPGGRVHQLTARAHERVNHAFQTLGHTYERALTHALTERRTVALSFGAFALASLVLVPFVGRDFFPTVDAGSLRLHLRGPTGTRLEETERYFQRVEDRIRQLIPPDELGVVLDNIGVPNGINLATTDSATVSAAEGEILVSLKPGHAPTASYLKKLRAVLPSEFPEITFFAQPADMVGQILNFGLPAPIDVQVSGPNAEQAHNYQFAQEIAEQVRKIPGAVDVHVHQVVDGPRLAFDVDRSLAAESGLSVRDVANSLLISLTGTGSTSTNFWLNPKNGVSYPVVIQSPQHRMASIGALQATPVTSSGESTPQILSGVATLSRTTTPVALNHYNVQPVYDVFANVQGSDLGSVADAVTRVVDEFRSKIPKASIITMRGQVQSMNEAFAGLGFGILFAIVLVYFLMVVNFQSWIDPAIILMALPGVVAGILWLLFATGTTLSVPSLMGAIMAIGVATSNSILLITFANQERHRGLDARAAALSAGRTRLRPVLMTALAMVIGMLPMSLGLGEGGEQNAPLGRAVIGGLTLATLYTLFFVPIAYSLLRQKPPKPLEDA, from the coding sequence ATGTGGATCGTCCGTCTCGCGCTCCGCAGGCCCTACACGTTCGTGGTCATGGCGATGCTGATCGGGGTGCTCGGCACGCTGTCGATCGCCACCATGCCGACGGACATCTTCCCGAGCATCAACGTGCCGGTGGTGTCGTCCGTCTGGTTCTACGGCGGGCTGGCGCCCGACGAGATGCAGAACCGCATCACCACGATCGTCGAGCGCGCCACGACCACCACGGTCAACGACATCCAGCACATCGAGTCAGTGACCCTGCGCGGCGTGACGGTGATCAAGGTCTTCCTGCAGCCCGGCGCGAGCCCCGAGGCGGGCGTGGCGCAGATCAACGCCATCTCGAACACGCTGATCCGGCCGCTCCCGCCGGGAATCACTCCGCCGTTGATCCTGCAGTACAACGCCGCCAGCGTGCCGGTGCTGTTGCTCAGCCTGTCGAGTGACACGCTCTCGGACCAGGAGATCAACGACCTCGGCTCGAACTTCATCCGCACCCAGCTCGTCACGGTGAACGGGGCGTCGATCCCGCCCAGCTACGGCGGCAAGTCGCGGCAGATCATGGCCGACCTGGACACGGACGCGCTGTACGCGCGCGGTCTCTCGCCGCAGGACGTCTCGAACGCGCTCGGCCAGCAGAACGTGATCCTGCCCGCTGGCACGGCCAAGATGGGGGTGCGCGAGTACGACGTGGCGCTGAACGGCAGCCCCCAGGTCCTGGCCGACCTGGACGAGCTGCCGGTGAAGGCCGTGAACGGCGCGGTCGTGAAGATGCGCGACGTGGCGCACGTGCACGACGGCTTCTCGCCGCAGACCAACATGATCCGCCGCGACGGCAAGCACGCCGTGATGCTGTCCGTGCAGAAGAGCGGCCGCGCGTCGACGCTGGCGGTGGTGCAGGGCGTGAAGGACATGATGCCGCGGGTCATGGCCGGCATGCCGCCGGCGCTGAAGGTCGACTTGTTGTTCGACCAGTCACTCTTCGTGCGCGCGGCGATCGGCGATGTGCTGCGCGAGGGCGCGATCGCCGCCGGACTCACGGCGCTCATGATCCTCCTGTTCCTGGGCAGCCCGCGCAGCACGGTGATCGTGGCGACCTCGATCCCGCTGTCGGTGCTGACTTCGATCGTGGTGCTCAAGGCCTTCAACCAGACCTTGAACGTCATGACCCTGGGCGGCATGGCGCTCGCGGTGGGCATCCTGGTCGACGACGCCACGGTCGAGATCGAGAACATCCACCGCAACCTCGCCGAGCACAAACCCATGCGGCAGGCGATCCTCGACGGCGCGCAGCAGATCGCCACCGCGGCCTTCGTCTCGACGCTCTCGATCTGCATCGTGTTCGTGCCGGTGTTCCTGCTGGGCGGCGTGGTCGGGTCACTGTTCTCGCCACTGGCGCTGGCGGTGGTGGCAGCCATGATGGCCTCGTACCTGCTGTCGCGCACGCTGATCCCCACCATGGTCCTGTATCTCCTGCCCGGCGAGCTCGCGCGCGAGGCGGCGCACGACCCGGGGGGACGGGTGCACCAGCTCACCGCTCGCGCCCACGAGCGCGTGAACCACGCCTTCCAGACGCTCGGTCACACCTACGAGCGCGCGCTGACCCACGCGCTCACCGAGCGACGCACCGTGGCGCTGAGCTTCGGCGCGTTCGCGCTCGCCTCGCTCGTGCTCGTGCCGTTCGTGGGGCGCGACTTCTTCCCGACGGTCGACGCCGGCTCGCTGCGCCTGCACCTGCGCGGGCCGACCGGCACGCGCCTCGAAGAGACCGAGCGCTACTTCCAGCGCGTCGAGGACCGGATCCGCCAGCTCATCCCGCCCGACGAGCTCGGCGTGGTGCTCGACAACATCGGCGTGCCCAACGGCATCAACCTCGCGACCACCGACAGCGCGACCGTGTCCGCCGCCGAGGGCGAGATCCTCGTGTCACTCAAGCCGGGCCACGCGCCGACCGCGAGCTACTTGAAGAAGCTGCGCGCGGTGCTGCCCTCCGAGTTTCCGGAGATCACCTTCTTCGCGCAGCCCGCGGACATGGTCGGGCAGATCCTGAACTTCGGCCTGCCCGCGCCGATCGACGTGCAGGTCAGCGGCCCCAACGCGGAGCAGGCGCACAACTACCAGTTCGCCCAGGAGATCGCCGAGCAGGTGCGCAAGATCCCGGGCGCGGTCGACGTGCACGTGCACCAGGTGGTCGACGGCCCGCGCCTGGCCTTCGACGTCGACCGCTCGCTCGCGGCCGAGAGCGGGCTCAGCGTGCGCGACGTGGCCAACAGCCTGTTGATCTCGCTGACCGGCACGGGCAGCACCAGCACCAACTTCTGGCTCAACCCCAAGAACGGCGTGAGCTATCCGGTGGTGATCCAGAGCCCGCAGCACCGCATGGCGAGCATCGGTGCGCTGCAGGCCACGCCGGTCACTTCGAGCGGTGAGTCGACGCCGCAGATCCTCTCGGGCGTGGCCACGCTGTCTCGCACCACCACGCCGGTCGCGCTCAATCACTACAACGTGCAGCCCGTGTACGACGTGTTCGCCAACGTGCAGGGCTCGGACCTGGGCTCGGTGGCCGACGCGGTGACTCGCGTGGTCGACGAGTTCCGCAGCAAGATCCCCAAGGCCAGCATCATCACCATGCGCGGCCAGGTGCAGAGCATGAACGAGGCTTTCGCCGGGCTCGGCTTCGGGATCCTGTTCGCGATCGTGCTGGTCTACTTCCTGATGGTCGTGAACTTCCAGTCGTGGATCGATCCGGCGATCATCTTGATGGCGCTGCCGGGCGTGGTCGCGGGCATCCTGTGGCTGCTGTTCGCGACCGGCACGACGCTCAGCGTTCCGTCTCTCATGGGGGCGATCATGGCGATCGGCGTCGCCACCTCGAACAGCATCCTGCTCATCACCTTCGCGAACCAGGAGCGCCACCGCGGTCTCGACGCGCGCGCGGCGGCGCTGTCCGCGGGACGCACGCGTCTGCGGCCGGTGCTGATGACCGCGCTGGCCATGGTGATCGGCATGCTGCCCATGTCGCTCGGTCTGGGCGAGGGCGGTGAGCAGAACGCGCCGCTCGGCCGCGCCGTGATCGGCGGGCTCACGCTCGCCACGCTCTACACGCTGTTCTTCGTGCCCATTGCCTACAGTCTGCTGCGCCAGAAGCCGCCCAAGCCCCTGGAGGATGCGTGA
- a CDS encoding efflux RND transporter periplasmic adaptor subunit has protein sequence MSDSLTPSSDSLFRRTATRARANPALTAGVLLLALLLVAGIVPRVRARMERANDLAAAADALPRVAVTAPRQAPVSQLSLPGSAQPFQQATLYARLNGYLDQRLVDIGDTVKAGQLLAVISAPELDQQLAQAEAALVRARADLELARSTYRRFEEADKDGAIAKEDLDQRRTAVSTAEATVKAQSATVAGLAEQQRFERVTAPFDGVVTERNVDVGALITAGSASSTTPLFTLAQSSTLRVYIAVPQAFVDELKVGQPVKIRSRTLAGREFTGTVARTAGALDPVTRTMQTEIDIANDDNALKAGMYLQVELVGERVGPRWRVPASAVLFDGSGTRLALVDGENTLRFRPVILGRDFGDEIEIGSGIAGDERVVTTPSAAYFEGQKVEAVQAPPKS, from the coding sequence GTGAGCGACTCCCTGACCCCGTCGAGTGACTCTCTGTTCCGGCGCACGGCGACGCGCGCCCGAGCGAACCCCGCGCTGACCGCGGGCGTGCTCTTGCTCGCGCTCCTGTTGGTGGCCGGGATCGTGCCGCGCGTGCGCGCGCGCATGGAGCGCGCCAACGACCTGGCGGCGGCCGCAGACGCGCTGCCGCGCGTGGCGGTGACCGCGCCGCGCCAGGCGCCGGTCTCACAGCTCTCGCTGCCCGGCTCCGCGCAGCCCTTCCAGCAGGCCACCCTCTACGCGCGCTTGAACGGCTATCTCGACCAGCGCCTGGTCGACATCGGCGACACGGTGAAGGCGGGTCAGCTCCTGGCGGTGATCAGCGCGCCCGAGCTCGACCAGCAGCTCGCGCAGGCCGAGGCCGCGCTGGTGCGCGCGCGCGCCGACCTGGAGCTGGCGCGCAGCACCTACCGCCGCTTCGAGGAGGCGGACAAGGACGGCGCGATCGCCAAAGAGGACCTCGACCAGCGCCGCACCGCGGTGAGCACCGCCGAGGCGACCGTGAAGGCGCAGAGCGCCACCGTGGCCGGGCTGGCCGAGCAGCAGCGCTTCGAGCGAGTCACTGCACCGTTCGACGGCGTGGTCACCGAGCGCAACGTCGACGTGGGGGCGTTGATCACGGCGGGCAGCGCGTCTTCCACCACGCCGCTGTTCACGCTCGCACAGAGCTCGACGCTGCGCGTGTACATCGCCGTGCCGCAGGCGTTCGTCGACGAGCTCAAGGTCGGGCAGCCGGTGAAGATCCGCTCGCGCACGCTCGCCGGGCGCGAGTTCACGGGCACGGTGGCGCGCACCGCGGGCGCGCTCGATCCGGTCACGCGCACCATGCAGACCGAGATCGACATCGCCAACGACGACAACGCGCTCAAGGCCGGCATGTATCTCCAGGTCGAGCTGGTCGGCGAGCGCGTCGGGCCGCGCTGGCGCGTGCCCGCGAGCGCCGTGCTGTTCGATGGCTCCGGCACGCGCCTGGCGCTGGTCGACGGCGAGAACACGCTGCGGTTCCGGCCGGTGATCCTGGGCCGCGATTTCGGCGACGAGATCGAGATCGGGTCGGGCATCGCGGGCGACGAGCGGGTGGTCACCACGCCCTCGGCGGCGTACTTCGAAGGTCAGAAGGTCGAAGCAGTACAGGCGCCGCCCAAGTCATGA